A section of the Pseudanabaena mucicola str. Chao 1806 genome encodes:
- a CDS encoding DUF1796 family putative cysteine peptidase, with the protein MYRFQIKAPTQDGEMIGIVGAIPQLGSWDVKKYLPLNTSSDRYPIWSIDIAIEPLILTNPQEHIEYKIEYKYVRITANGQVQWESDLGENRWVPIEPEHLDATTSTIIIDDGAFGYIQPFPYGYLEHPIASSPSLTSSLSGIKVLVLGSSVAMGCSAWLLKGWASKLGQALEEKYGHQLVNHSELGATVTSTIKRFAAAVVPEKPDIVVISLSLGNEGLAYSRPHDRRAVQRRFESGLLQLVKMVRDLGAIPIIGGLYPNGDYNPEHNWLLRDTHHRMLGWGVPMLDWLDSLDNGYGGWKPHLSLDVAHPNTAGHQVMFEAINLELFNIRKEDRLKEQKSLEHSPNLEEISIYEDKYGFKVFACPEAQTLRIINKSEHSYNITPTWLELQAALKRKAELGSGTYISKNDELGTLPLLTVGVQGSIENTVTIPTGSDLHYCSALKFFAPQNSEIIYYDGYLGILKEGDRTMRIINESNEEYNIHPMWKEIRTALAEMPAAVYHDPVNPDAPFRTMIIGDRGLESRVKAHAKSTMLLKYKCKLSELKRIAILPLGDRCAARMLLYKMEYDGPAFPFDLARSTNLGDVTDLVINDFQDMWNPAYLHYNPTDRRIYHSKWSGLSFGHEVEDSDDPVNNMRPIHERMRVRYSARAKRFLYTLKHSDEILFIRTGVTNRDYVVDLMEKLKIKCADKPFRVLLISKQTSDEFAGIPNLIHYDLHFSPDWMYDSLDYWMECTSKMKEILEILGISSQNLFWCPPNPN; encoded by the coding sequence ATGTATCGATTTCAGATAAAAGCTCCCACCCAAGATGGGGAAATGATTGGTATAGTTGGCGCGATTCCTCAACTGGGATCGTGGGATGTGAAAAAATATCTGCCCCTAAATACATCTAGCGATCGCTATCCGATTTGGTCTATAGATATTGCGATCGAGCCTTTAATATTAACAAATCCGCAAGAACACATTGAATATAAAATTGAATATAAATATGTGCGAATTACTGCCAATGGGCAAGTACAGTGGGAGTCAGATCTTGGTGAAAATCGCTGGGTTCCCATTGAGCCAGAACATCTCGATGCAACCACCTCTACAATCATTATTGATGACGGAGCATTTGGCTACATTCAACCTTTTCCTTATGGATATTTAGAACATCCGATCGCTTCCAGTCCTAGCCTCACCAGTTCGCTTAGTGGAATCAAAGTACTAGTTTTGGGCAGTTCCGTTGCTATGGGCTGTAGTGCTTGGCTCCTCAAGGGATGGGCAAGTAAATTAGGACAAGCCTTGGAAGAAAAATATGGACATCAATTGGTTAATCACTCGGAATTGGGGGCAACAGTAACTAGTACAATTAAGCGTTTTGCAGCAGCAGTTGTACCCGAAAAGCCAGATATTGTGGTTATCTCTCTATCATTGGGCAATGAAGGTTTAGCCTATAGCCGTCCCCATGATCGACGTGCTGTACAACGTCGTTTTGAAAGTGGCTTACTGCAACTGGTGAAAATGGTGCGAGATTTAGGAGCTATTCCGATTATTGGTGGCTTATACCCAAATGGTGACTATAACCCTGAACATAACTGGCTATTGCGTGACACGCACCATCGAATGCTAGGTTGGGGTGTTCCTATGCTCGATTGGTTAGACAGTTTAGACAATGGCTATGGAGGATGGAAGCCACATCTATCGCTAGATGTGGCACATCCTAATACGGCGGGACATCAAGTGATGTTTGAGGCGATTAATCTGGAACTGTTTAACATTAGGAAAGAAGATCGCCTAAAAGAACAAAAATCTCTTGAGCATAGCCCCAACCTAGAAGAGATTTCTATTTATGAAGATAAGTATGGTTTTAAAGTATTCGCCTGTCCTGAAGCCCAAACCTTACGCATCATTAACAAGTCTGAACATTCATACAATATCACTCCCACTTGGCTCGAATTGCAAGCAGCTTTGAAACGCAAAGCCGAACTGGGCTCTGGAACTTATATTTCCAAAAATGACGAGTTAGGAACTCTACCACTGTTGACCGTTGGTGTGCAAGGCTCGATTGAGAATACAGTCACAATACCTACTGGATCAGACTTACATTATTGCTCAGCATTGAAATTTTTTGCGCCCCAAAATTCTGAAATCATCTACTACGATGGGTATTTAGGAATTCTGAAGGAAGGCGATCGCACGATGCGGATCATCAACGAATCTAACGAAGAATATAATATTCATCCCATGTGGAAAGAGATTCGTACAGCCCTTGCGGAAATGCCTGCGGCGGTATATCACGATCCTGTCAATCCTGATGCGCCATTTCGGACAATGATTATTGGCGATCGCGGTTTAGAGAGCCGAGTCAAAGCTCACGCCAAGTCCACGATGCTGCTCAAATACAAGTGCAAATTATCTGAGCTAAAGCGAATTGCGATTTTGCCCCTAGGCGATCGCTGTGCCGCCCGAATGCTACTCTACAAAATGGAATATGATGGGCCAGCGTTTCCCTTTGACTTAGCACGTTCTACGAATCTTGGCGATGTGACTGACTTGGTGATTAATGACTTTCAGGATATGTGGAATCCTGCCTATCTCCATTACAATCCTACTGATCGCCGCATCTATCATTCTAAATGGTCTGGGCTATCCTTTGGTCATGAAGTCGAAGATTCAGATGATCCAGTGAATAATATGCGACCTATTCACGAACGGATGCGCGTTCGCTACTCAGCGCGTGCTAAGAGATTTCTATATACCCTCAAACATAGTGATGAGATCCTCTTCATACGCACTGGTGTAACCAATCGTGACTATGTTGTCGATTTAATGGAAAAGCTCAAAATCAAATGTGCCGACAAGCCATTCCGAGTTTTGTTGATTTCCAAGCAAACATCCGATGAATTTGCGGGTATTCCCAATTTAATCCATTACGATTTGCATTTCAGTCCTGACTGGATGTACGACAGTCTCGACTACTGGATGGAATGCACCAGCAAAATGAAAGAGATTTTAGAAATATTAGGTATATCTAGCCAAAACCTCTTTTGGTGTCCTCCTAATCCCAACTAA